Below is a window of Bordetella genomosp. 9 DNA.
CTACCTGAAAGACCTGCGCTACCGGCGCGACGACGGCTGGAACCGGCTGACGCTGGTCGCCGGGCACGGTTAGCGCCATGGACGGCAACGCCATCGGTCTGCGCGTGCATGCCCGGGTGGACGCCGCCGCGATCGCCCACAACCTGGCCGCGCTGCGCGCAAGGCTGGGACCGGCATCGGCGACGCGCATCTGGGCCACGGTCAAGGCCGACGCCTACGGACACGGCCTGCATCGCGTCCTGCCCGGCCTGGCCGGCGCCGACGGCCTGGCGGTCAGCCAGCTGGCCGACGCGCGCGCCTGCCGCGCCGCCGGCTGGAACGGCCCCCTGCTGGTCCTCGGCGGACTGCTGGACGCGGAGGAAGCACAACGCCTGGCCTTGCCGGACTTGCACCTGGCCTTGTCGCACGACAGGCACATCGACTGGCTGGCCGGCGTCCCTTCCTGCGCCGCGCCGCCCTGGATCTGGCTGCGCTACGCGGGCGATATCGGATACACGGGCTTCGATGACGCCGGATATGCCGAGGCCTATCGGCGTTGCGCGGTACTGGCGCGCCAGGGCCGCATCGCGGGCATCGGCCATTTGAATCACTACGGCCGCGCGGAACAGCCCGATGGCATCGCGCAGGCCGACGCGCGTTTCCAGGCCCTGATACGCGATCTGCCGGGTCCGCGCAGCTTCTGCAATTCGGCGGCGCTGCTGCGCCATCCGGACGCCGCGCGATCGACCGATTGGGTCCGCCCAGGCATCGCGTTGTATGGCGCCAGCCCGCTGCCCGATATCGACGGACCGGCGCTGGGGCTCATACCGGCGATGTCGCTGCATACACGCATCATCGGTATCCGCGACGTCGCCCGGGGAGAACGGCTCGGCTACAACGGCAACATCGTCGCGGCCGCGCCCATGCGCGTGGGCATGGTGGCCAGCGGCTATGGCGACGGCTATCCGCGCCGCGTGCCCGCGGGCACGCCGGTGCTGGTCGACGGCCATACCGCGGCCATGCTGGGCGCGGTGACGATGGACCTGATCCCGGTCGACCTGACCGGCCTGCCGCCGGTCGCCATCGGCGCGCCCGTCGTGCTATGGGGCACGCCCGAGCTGCCGGTCGAAAAGGTGGCGCGGCATATGGGCACGATCGCGGCGGAACTCCTGACGTCGCTGACGCCACGCGTCCCCGTCATACCGGTGCCAATGGCCGAGCCGGACGACCTGGAGCAAAAATCAAAAATATCAGGGTCGCCGCCAGATAGACCACGCCGGTAATGGCCAGGCTGGCGCCCATGCCGGCGGTGCCGAACAGCGCGCCCACCATCAGCGGACCGGCCATCTGCCCCAGCTTGTCGGCCGCGCGCATGACGCTGGTCGCGCCGGCCGCGCCGTAATCCTGGACGTCAGGCAGCGCCAGCATGTACGGCGACTGCGAGGCGCCGGCAAAACAGCTGGCCAGCGCCAGCAACAAGACGGCGAGCGCCGCGGCCGGCAGGCCGCTGTTGAAGTACAGCCCCAGCATGCCGACGCTGCCGATCAGGCCGCCGAGCACGATCCAGCCTTTTTTCGACGGCGACCGGTCGACCAGCCGGCCCATCATGGGCCCGATGTAGATAACGCATAAGCCATAGATCATCAGTACCCGGCCGATACTGGACGCCGCCACGCCGGCGGCCTCCAGGTAGAGCGGCAGCGCGAAGGACAGCAGGCCGACCTGCGCGATGGAAAACGGGATGACGCTGCCCAGGAGCAGCAGGCCGAAATCGCGCGTGAGGACCAGCCGCGCGGCGCGCGCCACGGGCCGGGGCGGGTCCGCACGGACCGACAAGGGAGCGCGCTGCATATACGGCCGCATCAGCACCAGGACGCCCAGGACCGGCACCATCATCATCACGGCGCTGATGCCGAACACCAGCCGGAAACCCAGCTGTTCCATCAGCATGGCGCCCACCGCGGCGCCGGTCAGGTGTCCGGCGAACAATCCCGCGATCACGCTCGTCATATTGCGTCCGCGGTACATCGGACTGCTGCGCGTGACGATGAAGCCTTGCAGGCCCATCCATGCCAATCCGTACCCCAGCCCGACCAGCCCGCGCGCGGCGGCGAACATCGGCAGATTGGCCGCCAGCGCGCAGGCCAGCATGCCGGCGAAGGATACGCCCAGCCCGATCAGCACCGGCACTTGCCAGCCCTTGCGATCCGTCAGGCGGCCGGCCAGCAATGCCGTCAACAGGCCGCATCCCATCTCCACCGAAATCGGCAGCGCCAGCAGCAGATTGGCCGGCAGTTCCAGGCCGCCCGAGGGCAGGCTGCGCGCATAGAGCGGCAGGAAACCCAGCGGCATGGCCCAGGCGAACAGGAAGCCGAACATGACCGGCCGGGCGATGCGGCCGATGTCGGAGGTATTGCGCAAGCCCGCCGGCGCGCTGTCCTCTCCTGGCATACGGAAGCCGCGATTCAGCAGCAGCGACAGCAGCAGGAGCATTTCCACCGCCGCGACCAGCGCGACCGCGACGACGGTCGCCGCATCCAGCATGCGGCTGCGCACGCCGCGCGCCAGCACATCCTCGGACAGCCGGACCACCAGGCTGCCCCGCGCCTGCGGATGCGACGCGCCCTGGCCCAGGGGCAGCACCAGCGTCAGGTCATCGGCGTTTGCCTTCGACGGCGCATCGGTTGCCGGCAGGCTGCCGCGGGCGTCGGCCCGATTGAGTGTGCGGCCATCGGCGGCGACCAGATCGATCTCGCGTATCGCGGGAAAGGTCGCGGCGAGCCGCTGGAACGGGG
It encodes the following:
- the alr gene encoding alanine racemase; translated protein: MDGNAIGLRVHARVDAAAIAHNLAALRARLGPASATRIWATVKADAYGHGLHRVLPGLAGADGLAVSQLADARACRAAGWNGPLLVLGGLLDAEEAQRLALPDLHLALSHDRHIDWLAGVPSCAAPPWIWLRYAGDIGYTGFDDAGYAEAYRRCAVLARQGRIAGIGHLNHYGRAEQPDGIAQADARFQALIRDLPGPRSFCNSAALLRHPDAARSTDWVRPGIALYGASPLPDIDGPALGLIPAMSLHTRIIGIRDVARGERLGYNGNIVAAAPMRVGMVASGYGDGYPRRVPAGTPVLVDGHTAAMLGAVTMDLIPVDLTGLPPVAIGAPVVLWGTPELPVEKVARHMGTIAAELLTSLTPRVPVIPVPMAEPDDLEQKSKISGSPPDRPRR
- a CDS encoding MFS transporter, which encodes MREPLQRVLDGLRRRPVLEVTLACLAMLLLAQALIGALSLSALNRLIADTTADRVEVAAQQIAGNIENGLRLGKPLAQFFGLRQLLSDGTHDAGDIVGVGVSLPDGGGVASVGEPAGAAALARALFQPVSEPLPEGVARRASGALMSTDDGLLTVAVRLRGGAETARAAAPSATASDPTAPDATAPGSPTPGAIVPDLDATGALVVSATRDSAAAHAILLRNLAVLLAVTAAVGLALAAVFRYVVPLNTLVAGGRSRFVVPLVALVLAQGIYAAYTVNAFRTGWLSVTRGNVAVLADGLQHDLDRILGYGIDLDKLRGIEAPFQRLAATFPAIREIDLVAADGRTLNRADARGSLPATDAPSKANADDLTLVLPLGQGASHPQARGSLVVRLSEDVLARGVRSRMLDAATVVAVALVAAVEMLLLLSLLLNRGFRMPGEDSAPAGLRNTSDIGRIARPVMFGFLFAWAMPLGFLPLYARSLPSGGLELPANLLLALPISVEMGCGLLTALLAGRLTDRKGWQVPVLIGLGVSFAGMLACALAANLPMFAAARGLVGLGYGLAWMGLQGFIVTRSSPMYRGRNMTSVIAGLFAGHLTGAAVGAMLMEQLGFRLVFGISAVMMMVPVLGVLVLMRPYMQRAPLSVRADPPRPVARAARLVLTRDFGLLLLGSVIPFSIAQVGLLSFALPLYLEAAGVAASSIGRVLMIYGLCVIYIGPMMGRLVDRSPSKKGWIVLGGLIGSVGMLGLYFNSGLPAAALAVLLLALASCFAGASQSPYMLALPDVQDYGAAGATSVMRAADKLGQMAGPLMVGALFGTAGMGASLAITGVVYLAATLIFLIFAPGRPARPLAPV